The following are encoded together in the Paludisphaera mucosa genome:
- a CDS encoding C1 family peptidase — protein sequence MRKTLRTLVTPGIAFAALAGIAVIGTITPGGEAGPNTQGAQEDAAAQALDEFDRLRDELQRSNARFEVRFNKVFQSVITLKNNFKLTSHALYADPAKPTEEERFRLERKAFEFAVRQVTGLRIPKDFLQQGKIEPKIAPEELGTKPDPKARSFDWRTANAVTPVRPYLQNTGQGSCGSCWCFAATAAFESSRILRTRESNDKVDASEQHILDCGKTGGCDGDWYWTAWQFMKAGGTATEDTVPYKGVVGACGGSVPTPYKVEAFGLVDSGKPIPDREAIKEALCQYGPLSVAVYVDEAFLAYAGAGVFKTKVVSDRTDVNANVNHAVTIVGWDDARRAWLIKNSWGSDWGSGGYMWIDFDCNNVGYAAAWVRAQAQQ from the coding sequence ATGAGGAAAACACTCCGAACGCTCGTAACCCCGGGGATCGCGTTCGCCGCCCTGGCGGGGATCGCCGTCATCGGGACGATCACCCCGGGCGGCGAGGCCGGGCCGAATACGCAGGGGGCCCAGGAGGACGCGGCCGCGCAGGCGCTCGACGAGTTCGACCGGCTCCGGGACGAACTCCAGCGGTCGAACGCGCGGTTCGAAGTCCGGTTCAATAAAGTCTTCCAGTCTGTGATCACGCTCAAGAATAACTTCAAGCTCACGAGCCACGCCCTCTATGCCGACCCCGCGAAGCCGACCGAGGAGGAACGGTTCCGACTGGAAAGGAAGGCGTTCGAATTCGCGGTCCGTCAGGTCACCGGCCTGCGGATTCCGAAGGATTTCCTCCAGCAGGGCAAGATCGAGCCGAAAATCGCCCCCGAGGAACTCGGGACCAAGCCCGACCCCAAGGCCAGGTCCTTCGACTGGCGGACCGCGAACGCAGTGACTCCCGTGCGCCCGTACCTTCAGAACACGGGCCAGGGGAGCTGTGGCTCGTGCTGGTGCTTCGCGGCTACCGCCGCCTTCGAGAGCAGCCGCATCCTGCGGACCCGCGAGAGCAACGACAAGGTCGATGCGTCCGAGCAGCACATCCTGGATTGCGGCAAGACTGGCGGGTGCGACGGGGACTGGTACTGGACGGCGTGGCAGTTCATGAAGGCCGGCGGCACCGCGACCGAGGACACCGTGCCCTACAAGGGCGTCGTCGGCGCGTGCGGCGGCTCGGTGCCGACGCCCTACAAGGTCGAGGCGTTCGGGCTGGTCGATAGCGGCAAGCCCATCCCGGACCGCGAGGCGATCAAGGAGGCCTTGTGCCAGTACGGCCCGCTCTCCGTCGCGGTGTATGTCGACGAGGCTTTCCTGGCCTACGCCGGGGCCGGGGTGTTCAAGACCAAGGTCGTGAGCGACCGGACGGACGTGAACGCCAACGTGAACCACGCCGTGACGATCGTCGGCTGGGACGACGCCAGGCGTGCCTGGCTGATCAAGAACTCCTGGGGCTCCGACTGGGGCTCCGGCGGCTACATGTGGATCGATTTCGACTGCAACAACGTCGGGTACGCCGCCGCCTGGGTCAGGGCGCAGGCCCAGCAGTAA
- a CDS encoding protease inhibitor I42 family protein, translated as MRITVDQSQLTQSRTRLEGTAAKGDLLEVRLELKATGYTWKLKNHDPNRLKPDGEVTTESQDKKPGGREYKVFRFQVLDEGDLDFQLARPFGNPDPKDLRLHIELAIVRITVDQSQLTQSRTRLEGTAAKGDLLEVRLELKATGYTWKLKNHDPNRLKPDGEVTTESQDKKPGGREYKVFRFQVLDEGDLDFQLARPFGNPDPKDLRLHIELAR; from the coding sequence GTGCGGATCACCGTCGACCAGAGCCAGCTCACGCAGAGCCGCACCCGGCTGGAGGGGACGGCCGCGAAGGGAGACCTGCTCGAAGTCCGGCTGGAATTGAAGGCCACGGGATACACCTGGAAGCTCAAGAATCACGACCCGAATCGGCTGAAGCCCGATGGGGAAGTCACGACGGAGAGTCAGGACAAGAAGCCCGGCGGACGGGAGTACAAGGTGTTCCGTTTTCAGGTGCTCGACGAAGGAGACCTCGATTTCCAGCTCGCGCGACCCTTCGGCAATCCGGACCCGAAGGACCTGCGCCTGCACATCGAACTGGCAATCGTGCGGATCACCGTCGACCAGAGCCAGCTCACGCAGAGCCGCACCCGGCTGGAGGGGACGGCCGCGAAGGGAGACCTGCTCGAAGTCCGGCTGGAATTGAAGGCCACGGGATACACCTGGAAGCTCAAGAATCACGACCCGAATCGGCTGAAGCCCGATGGGGAAGTCACGACGGAGAGTCAGGACAAGAAGCCCGGCGGACGGGAGTACAAGGTGTTCCGTTTTCAGGTGCTCGACGAAGGAGACCTCGATTTCCAGCTCGCGCGACCCTTCGGCAATCCGGACCCGAAGGACCTGCGCCTGCACATCGAACTGGCGAGGTAG